A part of Methanohalobium evestigatum Z-7303 genomic DNA contains:
- a CDS encoding DUF5050 domain-containing protein — protein MKKTMILFLIIISLLASNCNASANLQENTNGSIKVEKVISISNVTDPHFYELAENANMEVKDSRDIVMVGRWGPDGNRLLVNSKHNPLNGVELHALYMVSPNGTGVKEIVSTPNNTKDKSLSISPPDWNPNGNRIGIGLGVFRVKQLDAIANLFTGNLKVIDKNITTINSMRENLMDVKWQGPFKWGSDGLRALILMKDKKSQMEYQLYLVDMDGSILRKLGNKSIDDVSDAFWSNDGEKIAIQGDGIWVVNRNNSNLRQVTQKGSFLEWGKEDERLYYKTGSVSTGYSIYMVNINGTGNRKISEKCYKDDVFSLSPDEEKILFTTFHRSKLYISDSDGGNKRLFLNITKERHIPDQGATWSPTGNKVSYIENGDLYTINTDGTNRSKITSDVGQYKWNPSGDYIAYITVNGSDKRPILVATPEGNKKTRISPGRHEKFLLKDGGWSPDGSRLLFGSIDYGRGLYVAKFEGYKKVMSIYTPTKLNKEKGDEYVLQVKSLSKPVGNVSVSLDGNNIGTTNATGHLTYKINRTGKHQLNAAKEGYQPTSKYVLLQSDNSTQPSDPTANDKKSSDNPRISGFGLVSVFIVLAIASWRRKQ, from the coding sequence ATGAAAAAAACCATGATATTATTCCTTATAATCATTTCACTATTAGCATCTAACTGTAATGCTTCAGCTAACCTTCAGGAAAATACAAATGGTTCAATAAAAGTTGAAAAAGTCATTTCGATTTCAAATGTAACAGATCCACATTTCTATGAACTTGCTGAAAATGCTAATATGGAAGTTAAAGACAGTAGAGATATAGTTATGGTGGGACGTTGGGGACCAGATGGAAATAGGTTGCTGGTCAACTCTAAACATAACCCATTGAATGGTGTTGAACTTCATGCTTTATATATGGTAAGCCCAAATGGAACAGGAGTAAAAGAAATTGTTTCTACACCTAATAACACAAAGGACAAATCATTGAGTATATCGCCTCCTGACTGGAATCCTAATGGAAACCGAATTGGTATTGGCTTAGGTGTATTCAGGGTGAAACAACTTGATGCTATCGCTAATTTGTTTACAGGTAATTTAAAAGTTATCGATAAAAACATTACCACCATCAACTCCATGAGAGAAAATCTGATGGATGTAAAATGGCAGGGACCTTTTAAATGGGGTTCAGATGGATTAAGAGCTCTTATTCTCATGAAAGATAAAAAAAGCCAGATGGAATATCAATTATATCTGGTAGATATGGACGGTTCTATCCTGAGAAAACTTGGCAATAAGTCAATTGATGATGTCAGTGATGCTTTCTGGAGTAATGACGGCGAAAAAATTGCAATACAGGGTGATGGTATTTGGGTTGTAAACAGGAACAACTCAAACCTAAGACAGGTGACTCAGAAAGGAAGTTTCCTTGAGTGGGGTAAAGAAGATGAAAGATTATATTACAAAACAGGCAGTGTTTCAACAGGTTATAGCATTTATATGGTTAATATAAATGGAACTGGAAATAGAAAAATTTCTGAGAAATGTTATAAGGATGATGTTTTCAGTTTAAGTCCTGATGAAGAAAAGATTTTGTTTACCACATTCCATAGATCCAAGCTGTATATATCTGATTCTGACGGCGGTAACAAAAGGTTATTTCTTAATATCACAAAAGAACGACATATTCCAGATCAAGGTGCCACCTGGAGCCCTACCGGAAATAAAGTCTCATATATAGAAAACGGTGACCTTTATACTATAAATACAGACGGAACCAATCGATCCAAAATTACATCAGATGTGGGGCAGTATAAATGGAACCCATCAGGTGATTATATTGCCTACATCACTGTAAATGGAAGCGACAAAAGACCTATATTAGTAGCAACTCCAGAAGGTAATAAGAAAACCAGAATCTCTCCTGGAAGACATGAAAAATTCTTGCTAAAAGATGGAGGATGGAGTCCTGATGGAAGCAGATTGCTTTTTGGGTCTATAGATTATGGACGTGGACTATATGTAGCAAAATTTGAAGGGTATAAAAAGGTAATGTCCATCTACACACCTACAAAACTTAACAAAGAAAAAGGTGATGAATATGTACTTCAGGTAAAATCGTTATCTAAACCTGTAGGAAATGTATCAGTTTCTCTTGATGGCAATAATATAGGTACAACCAATGCGACCGGTCATCTGACATACAAAATTAACAGAACCGGTAAACATCAATTAAACGCTGCCAAAGAAGGTTATCAACCCACAAGCAAATACGTTTTACTGCAGAGTGATAATTCCACACAACCCTCTGATCCTACAGCAAATGATAAAAAATCGTCTGATAACCCCAGAATTTCCGGTTTTGGATTGGTTTCTGTTTTTATTGTATTAGCTATTGCTTCGTGGAGGAGGAAACAATGA
- a CDS encoding ABC transporter permease has product MKHNTLNVFVIAQKEIEDNLQSSRFKVLLFIFTLIVFSFSVREGMSGSNIFEQGFLDVAQIMGIFLPIVGIAIGFDAVVKERKSSSLTIFLTHPVFKDNIITGKMVAGLVTLAMVIVISVIFSVGTVLILTGVPVGLMELNRIFLFGIITFVYLSVFLAMGILLSIFSSNQTNSFIYGIVIWIILILMFGTISSATASIATGESIIDMENNQEAAKLNSDMQKLTPIHHYAEAVTGFSGISVGSVNFNSDQKASSGVFDLSHTLGKWFNDYWMNIVTLLVMQFLLFAASFAMFMHKDVNR; this is encoded by the coding sequence ATGAAACACAATACTTTAAACGTATTTGTGATAGCTCAAAAAGAAATCGAAGATAATCTCCAAAGCTCAAGGTTTAAGGTGCTACTTTTTATATTTACTCTGATTGTATTCTCATTCAGTGTACGGGAAGGAATGAGTGGAAGTAATATCTTTGAACAGGGTTTTCTTGATGTCGCCCAGATCATGGGTATTTTCCTGCCGATTGTAGGAATTGCTATCGGTTTTGATGCTGTAGTCAAAGAACGAAAATCATCATCTCTAACTATCTTTCTTACACATCCGGTGTTTAAAGACAACATTATAACTGGAAAAATGGTAGCTGGATTGGTTACTCTTGCAATGGTAATTGTTATATCAGTTATATTTTCTGTTGGTACAGTTCTTATACTCACCGGTGTTCCGGTCGGGCTGATGGAATTGAATAGAATTTTTCTCTTTGGTATCATTACATTTGTATACCTTTCAGTATTTTTGGCAATGGGTATATTGCTGTCTATATTTTCCAGTAATCAGACTAATTCATTTATTTACGGAATTGTTATATGGATAATCCTGATTTTAATGTTTGGAACGATTTCATCAGCAACTGCCTCTATTGCTACAGGTGAATCAATTATAGACATGGAGAATAACCAAGAAGCTGCAAAATTAAATAGTGATATGCAGAAACTCACACCTATACATCATTATGCTGAAGCTGTCACTGGATTTTCAGGAATAAGTGTGGGAAGTGTAAACTTTAATAGTGACCAGAAGGCAAGTTCTGGAGTTTTTGACCTCAGTCACACCTTAGGAAAGTGGTTTAATGATTACTGGATGAATATTGTTACATTGCTGGTTATGCAGTTTTTACTTTTTGCAGCATCTTTTGCAATGTTTATGCACAAGGATGTTAACAGGTGA
- a CDS encoding ABC transporter permease, with translation MTRSIRKIAVIGQKEFADSLWSPVFLLLLLTFTLVIFFASYWQGMLGEHLGRITAGPSSVLMLGFKNLADIMAWFTPLIGIALSFNAVINEQKSGSLNVLLGHPVFRDNIILGKVFGALLTTAIVLFISTAVSAGTLLMFFGVTVTAAELVRIALYVIITFLYTSVFIGIGFISSIKLKDASDSLIYNIVIWLCLSIVFTVIVNAIYLLIEHTLVGNPDSWNVIGGISNISPMHHYAELITGRANLGWSGPGVESTIKGVIDTRFTLFQWLNEFWTNLVVLIATPVILFVISFISFLRRDITL, from the coding sequence ATGACCAGGAGTATCAGGAAAATAGCGGTTATAGGTCAAAAAGAATTTGCAGATAGCCTTTGGAGCCCAGTATTTTTGTTATTGCTATTAACTTTTACTTTAGTAATATTTTTTGCCAGCTACTGGCAGGGTATGTTGGGTGAACATCTGGGCAGAATAACCGCTGGTCCCTCATCTGTCCTTATGCTCGGATTTAAAAATCTTGCAGATATCATGGCATGGTTTACACCCTTAATAGGCATTGCGCTGAGTTTTAATGCGGTCATAAATGAACAAAAATCCGGTTCACTTAATGTTTTATTGGGACATCCGGTGTTTAGGGATAATATTATTCTGGGTAAAGTGTTTGGTGCTTTATTAACAACTGCAATAGTTTTATTCATATCAACAGCTGTATCAGCTGGTACATTGCTAATGTTTTTTGGTGTAACTGTAACTGCAGCAGAACTGGTAAGGATTGCTCTGTACGTAATAATCACTTTCCTTTATACATCAGTATTCATAGGTATCGGGTTTATATCGTCAATTAAATTAAAAGATGCATCAGATTCTCTAATTTACAATATTGTTATATGGTTATGTTTATCCATTGTTTTTACTGTAATAGTTAATGCCATCTACCTTCTTATAGAACATACTTTAGTAGGCAACCCTGACAGCTGGAACGTTATTGGTGGTATCTCAAACATTTCACCGATGCACCATTATGCAGAGTTGATTACTGGAAGAGCCAATTTAGGGTGGTCTGGTCCGGGAGTCGAGTCTACAATTAAAGGGGTAATTGATACGCGTTTCACACTTTTCCAGTGGTTAAATGAATTCTGGACTAATTTGGTCGTGCTGATTGCAACACCTGTTATACTGTTTGTCATTTCTTTCATTTCGTTTTTGAGAAGGGATATAACATTGTAA
- a CDS encoding GNAT family N-acetyltransferase: MICALNIREAYQDDFHRIHRFMELVNDEFFPPLDKREKSIDKRIQQTILNTNSAYLIAESETENNFCFIAGLIGFEKYWKSEDDAYINFLAVHPEYRGMGLSSKLEKQLELKLKQDGILYINVCTWSTNKPVLNFYEKMNYRINSVLKNDRGNGIDTIYYYKCL, from the coding sequence ATGATTTGTGCTTTAAATATACGTGAAGCATATCAGGATGATTTTCATCGGATTCACAGGTTCATGGAACTTGTGAACGATGAATTTTTTCCACCTCTTGATAAAAGAGAAAAAAGTATAGATAAGCGAATACAGCAAACTATTTTAAATACCAATTCTGCTTACCTTATTGCAGAATCTGAAACAGAGAATAATTTTTGTTTTATAGCAGGTCTTATCGGGTTCGAAAAATATTGGAAAAGCGAAGATGATGCGTACATCAATTTTCTGGCCGTACATCCTGAATACAGAGGTATGGGGTTAAGTTCTAAACTTGAAAAACAACTTGAACTAAAACTTAAACAGGATGGTATTTTGTACATAAATGTTTGTACATGGTCTACAAACAAACCTGTTTTAAATTTTTATGAAAAAATGAATTACCGGATAAACAGTGTTTTGAAAAATGATAGAGGAAATGGTATAGATACTATTTATTATTACAAATGCTTATGA
- a CDS encoding ABC transporter permease, with the protein MNSESGDNKGIGLRNILFVAQKEFADNVTNSMFLLLTATYLLIIFTFSYRSVILDTSLKYGLYEDFILLSVFGGLIEQVGWFIPLIGIALGFNTVIKERKSGSLNVLLTHPVFRDNIIAGKLLGITGVIAFVIMSTVVISSGTLIAMLGIQVSLMEITRIALFSVFTLFYALIYAGIAVLISTVVYEATNSLIYNVAIWILTCIFTGSIMETLSDLLTKAGIDLKASELIMISPLHYYSKITQGTADMSFLGVGVQYEIDGILDAQFTLAQWFNTFWTDITAILIIPIILLFASFIMFMRQDITL; encoded by the coding sequence ATGAACAGCGAATCTGGAGACAATAAAGGAATAGGTCTAAGAAATATACTCTTTGTTGCACAGAAAGAGTTTGCAGACAACGTCACAAATTCCATGTTTCTGTTACTGACTGCAACTTACTTGCTAATCATTTTCACATTTTCATATCGGAGTGTTATACTGGACACTAGCCTGAAGTATGGCCTGTATGAAGATTTCATATTGTTATCCGTATTCGGAGGATTAATTGAACAGGTTGGCTGGTTCATCCCACTGATAGGTATTGCACTGGGATTCAATACAGTGATAAAGGAAAGAAAATCAGGGTCTTTGAACGTTTTACTGACTCATCCAGTTTTTAGGGATAATATAATCGCAGGCAAATTACTGGGAATAACAGGCGTGATTGCATTTGTAATTATGTCTACAGTTGTTATATCGTCCGGGACATTGATTGCTATGCTGGGTATCCAGGTCAGTTTAATGGAAATCACAAGGATTGCATTGTTTTCCGTTTTCACACTGTTTTATGCTCTTATCTATGCCGGTATTGCTGTTCTGATATCCACAGTAGTGTATGAAGCTACAAATTCGCTTATTTACAATGTTGCTATTTGGATTTTGACCTGTATATTTACAGGTTCGATTATGGAAACACTCTCTGACCTATTGACAAAGGCTGGCATCGATCTGAAGGCTTCTGAACTGATTATGATTTCACCCCTTCACTACTACAGTAAAATAACTCAGGGTACAGCAGATATGAGTTTCTTGGGAGTAGGAGTTCAATATGAGATAGATGGAATTCTTGATGCACAATTTACACTTGCCCAGTGGTTCAACACGTTCTGGACCGATATTACAGCCATACTGATAATACCGATTATTCTCCTGTTCGCATCTTTCATCATGTTCATGAGACAGGATATAACACTATAA
- the glnA gene encoding type I glutamate--ammonia ligase has translation MNIHTKEDVIKAIEQYDVKFIRLQFSDIQGIVKDVEIPVTQIEKALNEGISFDGSSIEGFVRIDESDMVLKPDVSTFAILPWNQEKGVVARMICDVHLPNGEPFEGDPRYVLKKMLREAKEMGYEFNVGPELEFFMFKKENGEATTKPHDFGRYFEFAPADLAEDIRRDIVLTLSDLNFDIEASHHEVAFGQHEIDFKYSDALTTADNVMTFKYVTRTVAKLHGLHATFMPKPIYGENGSGMHVNLSLFGNDGNAFYNPNGDMEISDVARWFIGGVLRHIRGITAVTNPIVNSYKRLVPGYEAPVYISWSGANRTSLIRIPAARGNSTRLELRNPDPSCNPYIAFAAILGAGLEGIREKIDPGEKVESNIFELSDQERARLNIDTLPSMINETASHLENDELLRDVLGPHVHNNILRIAKAEWEDYRIQVHDWEVNRYLNSI, from the coding sequence ATGAACATCCATACTAAAGAAGATGTAATAAAGGCTATAGAGCAGTACGATGTAAAGTTTATCCGGTTACAGTTTTCGGATATACAGGGAATTGTCAAGGATGTGGAAATACCAGTAACCCAAATAGAAAAAGCTCTGAATGAAGGTATTTCTTTTGATGGGTCATCCATTGAAGGTTTTGTACGGATAGATGAATCAGACATGGTATTAAAGCCTGATGTTTCAACATTTGCAATCCTTCCGTGGAACCAAGAGAAAGGTGTAGTTGCACGGATGATATGTGATGTCCATTTACCAAATGGTGAACCTTTCGAGGGTGACCCGAGATACGTACTTAAAAAAATGCTCAGAGAAGCAAAAGAAATGGGTTACGAATTTAATGTAGGTCCAGAACTTGAATTTTTCATGTTTAAAAAAGAAAATGGTGAAGCAACAACAAAACCTCATGATTTTGGAAGATATTTTGAATTCGCTCCTGCTGACCTTGCAGAAGATATACGCAGAGACATCGTATTGACTCTTAGCGACCTGAATTTTGATATTGAAGCATCTCATCATGAAGTTGCATTCGGACAACACGAAATTGATTTTAAATACAGTGATGCACTAACAACTGCTGATAATGTAATGACTTTCAAATACGTTACAAGGACAGTTGCAAAATTACACGGACTACATGCAACTTTCATGCCTAAACCAATCTATGGAGAAAATGGTTCCGGAATGCATGTAAATCTTTCATTGTTTGGAAATGATGGTAATGCTTTCTACAATCCCAATGGAGACATGGAAATTAGCGACGTAGCCCGCTGGTTTATAGGTGGAGTATTAAGACATATAAGAGGGATAACTGCAGTAACCAATCCAATAGTCAATTCCTATAAACGTCTTGTACCGGGTTATGAGGCACCGGTTTATATATCATGGTCGGGAGCAAACAGAACTTCGTTAATCCGTATACCTGCTGCACGTGGAAACAGTACACGATTGGAACTTAGAAACCCTGACCCATCATGTAATCCCTATATTGCCTTTGCAGCAATACTTGGTGCAGGTCTGGAAGGTATCAGGGAGAAAATTGATCCTGGAGAAAAGGTAGAATCCAATATATTTGAGTTAAGTGACCAAGAACGTGCCAGATTAAATATTGATACTTTGCCTTCCATGATAAATGAAACTGCAAGTCATCTGGAAAATGATGAACTTCTCAGGGATGTACTCGGTCCTCATGTACACAACAATATCTTAAGAATTGCAAAAGCTGAATGGGAAGATTACCGGATACAGGTACATGACTGGGAAGTCAACAGATATTTGAATTCTATATGA
- a CDS encoding ABC transporter permease, with the protein MMVQNLKNTFVIAQKEFADNLWSPRFILMVIVFTLVVFSSSYNSVNSVINVSNFSFLAGFLTVTQTIAIFLPLLGFALGFDSVVKEKKSASLNIFLTHPVYRDNIITGKISGAMITLLFVVFISVVSSVGTNIIISGMKVGWFELERTLIFAILTYLYMSIFLALGIFISTSVNSEIKSLIYGICTWLVLCVIYSAIVVMIASAVTGQSPMYLNNNDEVLDLNEQLTKLSPVYHYAKPVQDQPGLTTGGVSRGKIVKNTLKLFDNRYTLIQWLEEYWENILVLTVTPLILLIMSYISFLRQDINGE; encoded by the coding sequence ATGATGGTGCAAAATCTGAAAAATACATTTGTTATTGCACAGAAAGAATTTGCAGATAACCTGTGGAGCCCAAGGTTTATCCTGATGGTCATTGTGTTCACACTGGTTGTTTTCTCATCCAGTTATAACTCTGTAAACTCTGTAATCAATGTTAGTAACTTCTCATTTTTAGCAGGATTTCTAACTGTCACACAAACTATAGCAATCTTCCTGCCGTTGTTGGGATTTGCACTTGGATTTGACAGTGTTGTTAAAGAAAAAAAATCTGCGTCGTTGAACATCTTTCTGACCCACCCGGTATACAGGGACAACATTATCACAGGAAAGATATCAGGTGCGATGATTACACTGTTATTTGTGGTATTCATATCGGTTGTATCCTCGGTAGGAACGAATATTATAATTTCAGGAATGAAAGTGGGCTGGTTTGAACTGGAGAGGACACTGATATTCGCGATTCTTACGTATCTCTACATGTCAATTTTCCTGGCACTTGGTATATTCATATCTACATCTGTAAACAGTGAAATCAAATCTTTGATTTACGGCATCTGTACATGGCTTGTACTATGTGTGATATACAGCGCCATTGTAGTGATGATAGCAAGTGCTGTCACCGGTCAATCACCGATGTACCTGAATAATAATGATGAAGTATTGGACCTTAATGAACAATTGACGAAATTATCACCGGTTTACCATTATGCAAAGCCTGTTCAAGATCAACCGGGTTTAACAACGGGTGGTGTTTCAAGAGGTAAAATTGTAAAAAATACTCTTAAATTGTTTGATAACCGCTATACACTTATCCAGTGGTTGGAAGAGTACTGGGAAAATATACTGGTTCTTACTGTCACGCCCTTGATTTTGCTTATAATGTCGTATATCAGTTTTTTACGTCAGGATATAAATGGGGAATGA
- a CDS encoding COG1470 family protein, which translates to MFDKVDFKRLKICIIAFILLISIFSPLSAAEDDDWASIAATSTVTGKVVCPGDTAEFTLDIEKGCNVSDKAWCSLSVSEKPEDWTVGFYKNNDEVTHITFSEGEDETEEVTLRVEVPSDASEGRYSVWSEIDPDDGDVISRRYAVTVDKDAGMSLDMYSNAPGLVTRPNDPVEFDVTLKNDYDNRVTVDLYTDKKPENWDVEFLQDENGQYRQNKISIGPENTQDFIVKVHPDSNSSNGVYPVIINAIPEFGGSEISQKLELSIDRSLEKTEVLSVFPNTRSITLNPGGSREITVNLRNSGDQTLNNVELRVQTDSGISTDVKSFGAIDELESGDSESIPVEVSARASVNSGSNEILMRAVSDEVQSDDEQVEVSIEKSSSSGFIGIGMVLVAVIVLALFVYRFGRR; encoded by the coding sequence ATGTTTGATAAAGTGGATTTTAAACGTTTAAAGATTTGTATCATCGCTTTCATCCTGTTAATTTCTATATTTTCACCTTTATCAGCAGCCGAGGATGATGACTGGGCATCAATTGCAGCAACAAGTACAGTGACAGGTAAGGTTGTCTGTCCTGGAGATACTGCAGAATTTACACTTGATATTGAAAAAGGGTGTAATGTTTCTGATAAAGCATGGTGCTCACTATCTGTCAGTGAAAAACCTGAGGACTGGACTGTCGGGTTCTATAAAAACAACGACGAGGTAACCCATATCACATTTTCCGAAGGTGAAGACGAAACAGAGGAAGTGACTTTGAGAGTTGAAGTACCGTCTGACGCTTCAGAAGGGAGATATTCAGTATGGTCAGAAATTGACCCTGATGATGGTGATGTCATCTCAAGAAGGTATGCAGTTACAGTGGATAAAGATGCAGGTATGAGTCTTGATATGTATTCTAATGCTCCCGGGCTTGTTACAAGACCGAATGACCCCGTTGAATTCGATGTCACATTAAAAAACGATTACGATAACCGTGTAACAGTTGACCTCTATACTGACAAAAAACCCGAAAACTGGGATGTTGAGTTTTTACAGGATGAAAACGGTCAATACAGGCAGAACAAAATCAGTATAGGACCAGAGAATACGCAGGATTTCATTGTAAAAGTCCATCCCGACAGCAATTCTTCCAATGGAGTCTACCCTGTCATCATTAACGCCATTCCGGAATTCGGGGGTTCAGAAATATCGCAAAAACTTGAATTATCTATTGACAGGTCACTTGAGAAAACCGAAGTATTGAGTGTGTTCCCAAATACCCGCAGCATCACACTGAACCCAGGGGGGTCCAGAGAAATCACTGTCAACCTTCGAAACTCTGGAGACCAGACTCTTAACAATGTGGAATTAAGGGTACAGACCGATTCAGGAATTAGTACAGATGTTAAAAGCTTTGGTGCTATTGATGAACTGGAATCCGGGGATTCAGAATCAATACCTGTGGAAGTATCAGCAAGAGCCAGTGTAAATTCAGGCTCTAATGAAATTTTAATGCGTGCTGTAAGTGACGAAGTGCAGAGTGATGACGAGCAGGTTGAAGTTAGTATCGAAAAATCAAGTAGCAGTGGTTTTATCGGTATCGGTATGGTGCTGGTAGCTGTGATTGTACTTGCTTTATTTGTTTACAGGTTCGGAAGGAGGTAA
- a CDS encoding winged helix-turn-helix transcriptional regulator, translating to MLIFSTSTLAEEGGYEVTPYDEDEIEKSENVDTSGADETVTFWELPLRVQISYILGVIITFLSGVKLLPFILSIIKDLFSNKNRRRIYNYIVNNPSCSIADISSNLAISRGTVRYHVRLLETMEKIRLIKSDKYTLAIQNSDTFNDIEKTIIPHLKNETSKQLLKSIKEQPGITNQELSHKHSLNKGTINWHIKKFHNDDIITFESSGKYKKYFLNPYIEQAVPDDLIRLL from the coding sequence ATGCTCATATTCTCCACTTCAACACTTGCAGAAGAAGGGGGATATGAAGTAACACCTTATGACGAGGATGAAATTGAGAAATCCGAAAATGTAGATACCAGTGGTGCAGATGAAACTGTTACATTCTGGGAATTACCACTGAGAGTACAAATTTCCTACATATTGGGAGTTATAATTACTTTTTTAAGTGGAGTTAAACTGCTGCCGTTTATACTAAGTATAATAAAAGACCTGTTCAGCAACAAAAACCGTAGAAGAATCTACAACTATATAGTTAATAACCCTAGTTGTAGTATAGCTGACATATCAAGTAATCTGGCTATAAGCAGGGGTACCGTGAGATATCATGTTAGACTGCTTGAGACCATGGAAAAAATCAGGTTGATAAAATCAGACAAATACACACTGGCTATCCAAAATTCAGATACATTCAATGATATCGAAAAAACGATTATCCCACATCTTAAGAATGAAACAAGTAAACAGCTGTTAAAATCGATAAAAGAACAACCCGGTATAACAAATCAGGAACTTTCACATAAACATTCATTGAACAAAGGAACCATAAATTGGCATATTAAGAAATTCCACAATGACGATATAATTACTTTTGAAAGTAGTGGGAAGTACAAAAAATATTTTTTGAATCCATATATTGAGCAGGCTGTTCCTGATGATCTTATCAGATTATTATAA
- a CDS encoding ABC transporter ATP-binding protein, giving the protein MQTLQTETKDQTRDENVIEIQNLTKRFGKQNTITAVDSLTFNVKKGDVFGFVGQNGAGKTTTMKMLIGLLEPSDGYAKVAGYDSVREVINIREVTGVLPEPAGFYGNLTARQNLRFYAKLYDMDSETRENRIVELLEMVGLDDAIDQKIGGFSTGMLKRFGLAQALINDPEILFLDEPTSGIDPKGAQMMRDLIKQLSREKDVTIFLSSHSMSEVEEICSRIGVIDSGKLLAIGTVDQLRDIIREREGVNYLLEVWDISYNDMVEKLNLMDGVHDVKTLDGTLQVHADSGMRAEIAKTISKSGGTISRLEEERMDLQSVFLKLIGS; this is encoded by the coding sequence ATGCAAACCCTGCAAACAGAGACAAAAGATCAGACCAGAGATGAAAATGTCATAGAGATTCAAAACCTGACAAAGAGATTCGGCAAACAAAATACTATAACAGCAGTGGATTCACTGACATTCAATGTTAAGAAAGGAGATGTTTTCGGATTTGTTGGTCAAAACGGTGCGGGTAAAACCACAACCATGAAGATGTTGATAGGACTGCTTGAACCCAGTGACGGTTATGCAAAGGTCGCAGGATATGATTCTGTAAGAGAAGTGATAAACATCCGTGAGGTTACAGGAGTGCTTCCGGAACCAGCCGGATTTTATGGTAATCTTACTGCAAGACAGAATTTGAGGTTCTATGCAAAATTATACGATATGGATTCTGAAACCAGAGAAAACCGTATAGTTGAACTGCTGGAGATGGTCGGGCTGGATGATGCGATAGACCAGAAAATAGGCGGTTTTTCTACAGGTATGCTCAAGAGATTCGGGCTTGCACAGGCGTTAATAAACGATCCTGAAATCCTGTTCCTTGACGAACCCACAAGTGGTATTGATCCTAAAGGTGCGCAGATGATGCGTGATTTGATAAAACAGCTCAGCAGAGAAAAAGATGTCACAATTTTTCTGAGTTCTCATTCAATGTCTGAAGTTGAAGAAATCTGCAGCAGGATAGGTGTGATTGATAGCGGCAAACTCCTGGCAATCGGAACTGTGGACCAGCTAAGGGATATTATCAGAGAAAGAGAAGGTGTAAACTATTTGCTTGAGGTCTGGGATATATCATACAACGATATGGTTGAGAAGTTGAACCTGATGGACGGAGTTCATGATGTCAAAACCTTGGATGGAACATTACAGGTACACGCAGACAGCGGGATGCGGGCTGAGATTGCAAAAACCATCAGTAAATCAGGAGGCACGATATCAAGACTTGAAGAGGAGCGGATGGATTTACAGAGTGTTTTCCTTAAACTGATAGGTTCCTGA